The Vulcanimicrobium alpinum sequence CGCGGCGCTGCAGGAGGCCCCGATCGACGCGATGCCGGCGCTCCCGCAGATGCGCCGCCATCGCGCGCCGGCGCGCGCCGTCCCCGCCGCCGCCGAGATCGCGCGGATCGTCGAGGTGCTCGACGCGGCGCAGCGTCCGGTCATCCTCGTCGGGCGGGTTTCGCGCGATCGCGCCGCGTGGGACGCGCGCGTCGCGCTTGCCGAACGGCTCGGCGCGCGCGTCGTCACCGATCTCAAACTCGCCGCAGGCTTTCCCACCGCGCACCCGCTCCACGGCGTCCCCGGCTACTTTCTCGACGACGAGGCGAAGCGGGCGATCCGCGACGCCGACGCGATCGTGAGCCTCGACGCGGTCGATCTCGCCGGGATCCTCGCGCAGGCGTACGGCGACCGGATCCCCGCCGCGACCGTCGTCTCGATCTCGCTCGATCGCTACGCGCTGCGCGGCTGGACGATGGATGCGGGCGGCCTCGCGACGATCGACGTCGACGTCGCCGCTCACCCCGATGCCGTCGTCCCGCTCGTCCTCGCCGCGCTCGAGCCGCGCCCCCGCACGCCGTTCGCGGCGGCGCACGCGGTACCATTGCCCGCAGCGCCGTTGCATGGGCCGATCCGTCTTCCCGGTCTTGCCCGCGCGCTCGCCGGCGCACTCGGAAACCGGCCGTACACGCTGACGCGCGTCCCGCTCGGGTGGGGCGGCGATCTGATACCGTTCGCGGATCCGCTCGCCTATCTCGGATACGACGGTGGCGCGGGGGTCGGTTCCGGTCCCGGGATGGCCGTCGGCGCCGCGCTCGCATTGCGCGGGACGGGACGCGTCCCGGTCGCCGTGCTCGGCGACGGCGACTTTCTGATGGGGTGCACCGCGCTGTGGACGGCCGTGGCCAACGCGATTCCGCTGCTCGTGGTCGTCGCCGACAATCGCGCATATTACAACGACGTCGTCCATCAGGAACGCATCGCGCGCGAACGCGGGCGTCCGCTCGAAAACCGCTGGACGGGCCAGCGCATCGACGATCCGCCGGTCGATCTCGTCGCGATGGCGCGCGCGCAGGGCGCGCACACCTTCGGGCCGGTCGCCGATGCGGCGGATCTCCCCGGCGTGCTCGCGCAGGCCGTCGAAGCGACCGCCGCCGGCGCGGTGTGCTTCGTCGCCGTAGCAGTCGAAGCGGAGTACGATGCGGCGATGACCGCAGCGCTTTCGCGGGACGCCGGAGCGAACGGAGCGCTGCGCGGCTGACTGGTGCGGTCGGATCAGACCCGAGCGTCGCGCGGCGGTCCGACGAAGATCGCCGCTTCGCGCGCGGCGAAACGCAGGCCGTCGACGCCGTCGTCGTCGGTGCGCGTCACGATCGCGGCGTAGCGCATCCGCTCGAGGATTGCATGCGGCATGCGCGCGTCCGAATGCGCTTCGCAGTGCGAAGGCGCCCGGCGATCCCAGCGCCCGGCGACGCGAAACCGGCGGCTGCCGACCGACCAGATCGGTTCGCCCGATCCGTCGAGCGCCAGCAGCGTGAAACCGATGCCGACGACGCCGATCCGGTGTGCGCCGGCGAATGATGCGCGCATCGCCACGCAGCCGTCCGGCGCGATCGTGACCTGCACGCGGGTGTGAACGCCGCGTACGAAGTCGCGGCGCTCGAGCGCGATCGGCGATGACCGGCGCTGAGCAGGGCGCGAAACAGGCGCCTCGGGGAAAGCAGGGGATGCCGTGAATTGATGCATGACGTAGAAAACTCCGCAGGAAGGTGGCGGACCGAGCGTAGAGCGGATCGGTCCGGCGGAGTATCCGTGCGGGTGCGGAAGTTGGTGCCACACTGCAGGTTCGCGCCTACGTACGCCGGCGGCAATGTGCGGCGGCGCGGATCATAACGAGATCGAATATGGAGGCGGCGATGAACTGGGGCGTCGCCGGCGCGATCCTGCTCGCCGCCGCCGTGCTGATCGGCGCGTTCGGCGCGCACGCGCTGCGGGAGCGGCTCGATGCGTACGCAACCGGGATCTACGAGCGCGCGGTGTTCTACCATGCCGTCCACGGGCTGGGCCTGCTCGCGCTTGGAATCGCGACGAGCGCGCGGGTCGCCGCTCAGCCCGCGGCGGATGCGGCGGGCTGGCTGATCGCGGCGGGGATCATCGTGTTCTCGGGGAGTCTGTACGCGCTCGCGCTTACCGGGATGCGCCGGCTGGGCGCAATCACGCCGCTGGGCGGGCTGGCGTTCGTCGCGGGCTGGTGCGCGTTCGCGCTCGCATTGAGCGGCGGTTTCGCGACGCGCTGAGCCGCGACGTCACTCGCCGTGCGCGGAGGCGACGGTGCGTTTGGTTTTGCGCCGCTCGTGACGGCGGCAGAGATTGTAGGCCAGCGGCGTCCTGGCGTCGTGCCGTTCGATCTCGCAGCCGCACGGCCACGACATCACGAGCGGGTGACCCGATGGTCCAAGCTTGACGCGGCCTGGTCCGACATCCCGGTACAGCCAGCCTGGTACTTGCAGAAGCATCGTGCGCTCCGGAGGCGTCGAGGTTGCTCGGTAGACAACTATCCGAAGGACTCCCCTTTTGTTCCGCACGCCGGGGGTGCGGGCCCTTGCCGCTGGGCAACGGTCTCGTAAACAGTGATCCGCGCACGGCGTCCGGCGCGAGGGAGATCGCCCGCACGCATCTGATACCGAAGCAACCGCCGGAGAGTTCGCATGGAACAGATCGCGTCGTGCACGCACGTCATCGAACCGTCGCCGCCGTTTCGGCTTCGCGCGCGTGCGGCGGGCGGCGCGGCGGATCTCGGCGATGCGCAGAAAAAGCGTCGCGCTGACGTTCGACGACGGCCCGTCCGGCTGGGGCTCGACGGACCGCATCCTGGCCCTGCTCGACGGCTTCGGGATCAAGGCGACGTTCTTCGTGGTCGGCGGGATGATCGACAGCAACCCGCAGCTCGCGCAGCGGGAAGCGAATGTCGGGCATCTGGTCGAGAACCACAGCATGACGCACCCCGAGTTCTCGACGCTCGGACGGGACGCGATGATCGCCGAACTCGACGGCACGACGCAGCGCATCGTCGACCTCGGCGTCGACAGCCCGCAGTTTTTCCGGCCGCCGTACGGCGACCGCGACGGATCGACGCTGACCGATCTGCTTGACGAGCGCGGTCTCACGCCGATGCTGTGGACGATCGATTCACGGGACTGGGAGATCCCCGACGCCGATACCGTGCATCAGAACGTCCTGCGCGATCTGCGCGCGGCGTGGAGTGCCGGCGAGATGACGAACGTCGTACTCTTTCACGACATCCAGCCGCACACGCCGGACGTCATCGAAGCGCTCGTCCCGGATCTCGTCGACGAAGGCTGCGTCTTCGTGCGGGTCGACGCGGTTTAGGGCGCCGGTGCGAATGCCGGCACGACGGTCACGCCTCCGTACACCGCCTGCGTCCCCGCGGCGACTTGCAGCTTGACGCGCGCAGGAACGGCGCCGTCGCGGCCAGGGGTGCCGAGTGCGAACAGGTACTCCCATTGACCGTTCCCGCTGTGCTCGGCGCGCCCGAAGTCGGTCCAGGTGTCGGTGGTCTGCAGGCGGATCGTCGCTCCGCGCGACGACGCGCGAACCCATGCGCCCGCGCCGTAACGCGTGCGTCCGTCGAGCGAGAGATCGGGGCGTCCGGCCCACGTCTCCCCGGTGCTCGCGTCGATGCGCGCGAGGACGGGCTGCGGCGCGAAGCGGAACGTGTTCGCGTTCGCATCCTCGTCGGGATCGGCGGCGTCGAGCGTGCCGTCGCCGTCGATCGTCCAGAACGCGGGAAGGTCGCCGTTCCAGTCGGAGAAATCGGCGTTGGGGATCGCGAGCGGCTGCACGGGTGCGGCCGTCAGTGCGCGCAGCACGTTGGAGGCGATGGTGTCGACCACGTTCGTGCCGCCGGCGCTCAAGCCGCCTGCCCAGTTGACGGTGCCGGCGGTGAAGACGACGCCGCGGCGCTGGTACCAGCCCAGCGATGCCCCGCCGCCTTGACCGTGCGGCGCCCAGTCTCGCAGATCGGCCCGTGCGACGACGCGGAAATCCGGCGGCGTCCCGTCGCCGACCGCATCGGTTTCGTAGCCCAGGATCGCGTCGTCGACGCTGGTGCCGGCGCCGAACATGTCGCCGTTGCGCGCGCCGGTTCCGGCGAGGGTCCAATCGCCGGCGTCCGCGACGGTGTAGCCGCGGTAGCGCTGCGCGGGGACGGTCGGGTCGATCCACCAGCCCGCACCGTACTTGTAGCTCACGCCGGTGAGGCGGCTCTCGGGCCGGTTCACGGGCGGTTCGTACCAGCGCACCGTGACGCGCCGCGGATCGTCGCGCGAGGGATCGGGCGGGTTGCCTTCGGTCTCTTTGTAGCATGTCATGATGCGGGCGCCGTCGAGGGCGAGACGGATCTGCCAGTAGCACGTGTTCGCGCTGAAGAACGCGACGTTGCCGCCTGCGGCGACGAACGCTTCGACGGCGTCGCGCATCTCGAGCGACCAGTACTCGTCGTGCCCGATGCTCACCAGCAGGCGATACGGCGCAAGCAGCTGCGGATCGCGGTGGAGATCGAGGCTCGAGCAGAGATCGTACGCGATGCCGCGCGACTCGAGCCACTGCAGAAACGGGACCTGATAGCGCTCGAAGAGCGCGAGATCGTCGTAGGGCCGGTCGAAGGAAATGTGCGGTGCGTGCGGCGCGGTGTAGAGACTGCGGCCGCCCCAGGCGGTGTAGGCCTGCGCCGTCGCGTCGCTCATCTTCACGAGGATGCGCGACTGCGCGCCGGGGTTCGCCGCGCGGACAAAAAACGGGATCCACGTCTCCGCACCGCCGGAGCTGACGTGGGCGAGATAGTAGCCGCTGCGCCAGTCGGCCGGGACCGTGATGCGCAGGCCGTCCGCCGCAGGCCAGTTGCAGCCCGCCACCGCGAGCGCCGCGTCGTCCTGCACGCCGTCCGGGACGAACGCGTCGCCGGTTGTGGCGAGCATCGGTTCGTCGGTACGGCCGCGGCGCACGACCTGCATCGCGACGTGCGCGAACGCAGCGCTCGATGCGCGCACGTGCAGATCCAGCGTGTCGCCCGGCGCGACCGAGGTGGCCGACGCGTACCCTTCGAGCGCTGCCGCCATAACCGCGCCTTCGCGGCGCTCGCACGGCGCACCCGCGCACGAAATGAGGAGTGATGGACGAACTGCAGTACGACATCGTGATCGTCGGCGCGAGCCTCGGCGGCGTCGCCGCGGCGCTGCGCGCGGGCGGGATGGGCGCCGACGTGTGCGTGCTGGAGGCGTCGACGTGGGTCGGCGGACAGTACACGGCGCAAGGCGTCTGCAAACCCGATGAAAACAAGTACATCGACTCGGTGGGCAGCACCGCGCTCTACCGCTGGTTCAAGCATCTGGTGCGTGCGTATTATCGGTCGAACTACCGGCTGACCGCTGCCGCCGCCGCGATGCCGCTCTTGAATCCGGGCGGCCCGTATCCGGGCTTCGCCGTCGAACCGAAAGTCGCGGATCGGGTGCTCAAGCAGATGCTGCAGGGCGACGCGAAGGTCCACCTGCGGCTGAAGAACCGCGTGACCTCGGCGGAGACGAACGGCGACAGCGTCACCGCGGTGATCGCGACCGGCCCCGACGGGGTCGCGACCCGCTACAAAGCGCAGATGTTTTTGGATGCGACGGATCTGGGCGATCTGCTGCCGCTGGCCGGCGTCGAGTTCGCGATCGGCGCGGAGAGCCGCGCGCAAACCGGCGAACCGCTGGCGAACGACGCGCACCCGGAGTGGATCCAGCCGATCACCGTGCCGATCGCGCTGGAACGGCGTCCCGGCGGCGAGAACCACACGATTCCGAAGCCGGCGAACTACGACGCGCTCAAAGCGCAGCAGCGCTACGATCTCAAGGACGGCTACATCAGTAAGATGTTCACGCCCGGGATCGACCTGTGGAGTTATCGCCGGTTCATCGCCGCGAGCAATTTCCACGATCCGGCGTTTCCGTGCGATCTCTCGATGCTCAACATGGGCTTCAACGATTATCAGGGCGGGACGCTGCCGACCGGCGATCCGGCGCGCGACCTGCAAGTGATCGAAGGCGCGCGGCAGGCGACGCTGGGATACCTGTACTGGCTGCAAACGGAGTGTCCGCACGACGACAACCCCGCGGTGCGCGGCTATCCCGAACTGCGGCCGCGTCCCGACGTCTTCGATACTCCCGGCGGTACCGCGCCGCAGCCGTACATCCGGGAAGGCCGCCGTATCCTCGCCCTCACGACGATCGTCCAGCAGGACGTCGACACGAACGAACCGCGCGCGCGCAACTTCGGCGACGCGTGCGGCATCGGGTACTACGGCGGTCTCGACATCCACGCCAACGACGCGGTGGGAATGCCCCAGAGCTTCTCCGGCGTGAAGCCTTTTCAGATCCCGGTCGGCGCGCTGGTCCCGAGGCGCGTGACCAACGTGCTGGCGGCGTGCAAGAATCTCGGCGTCACGCACATCACCAACGGTGCGTACCGGCTGCATCCGGTCGAGTGGAATACCGGCGAGTCGGCGGGGGCGCTGGCGGCGTTCGCGATCCAGCACGGCACCCTGCCGCGCAACGTCGCGACGAGCGCCGATCTGCTCGAGCAGTTCCAGAAAACGCTGCTCGACGTCGGGGTGCCGGTGTTCTGGTGGACCGATGTCCCGTACGGCGATCCGCTGTTCGCCGCGGTGCAGATGCTCGGCGTGCGCGGGATCGTCAGCGGCTACGACGACATGCGGTACGGCCCGCACGACGTGCTGGAGAAGGCCGACCAGGTCGCGATCGACGAGCGGCTCGGCTCGCCGACCGACTGGCCGTCCGACCCGATCACGCGCGGTGACGCCGCCCAGCTCATCGCAAGTCAGCTGGCGTAGCGCTTCTCCGGCGGCCGGCGTTCGCCGGAGAAGCGCCCCGCGTCGATTAGTGCGCGACGCTGTTGAAAATGTTCAGCTCCGGCAGATCCGGCGTGCCTTCGGCCGAGACGGCCTGCAGCCGGGTGCGCTCGATCCCGAGCAAGCGGAGGATGGTCGGCGCAACCTGCGTCGTTTCCACCGCCTGCGACGCGACGTGAGGCTGCTGGCTCGGAAACGAGATCAGCAGCGCGACGTGCGTGTCGTCGTCGGCGAATCCGCCGTGTTCGGCGCGCTTCGTTCCGCTGGTGTAGATCGTCCCGTGATTCGGTTCGACCGCGATGTCGGGGGTGCGGCCGTCGGAGGGCGATCCGAAGCCGGCGGGCAGCGACGACGGACCGTAGACGGTGCCCTGGTCGAAGTGCAGGGTCGCGGCGACGGGACGGAGGTTGGCGAGCGCGCTGTTCACGTTCGCCGCGCGCTGGTCTTGGAGCCAGATCAAGGCGACGTCGTCGGTTTGATAGCGCCCGTTGCCGAGGTTGCCGGCGAGTGCGGTGCCGTACGGGCCGTCGTCGACGGCGGCGCGCAGCTGCGGATCGATCGGCGATTGGCCGTGCTTCGCGGTGACGATCACGAGCGTCGAGTCACGCAGTCCCTTTGCGGTCAGTTCGGCGAGCATCTTCCCGATCGACGCATCGGTGTGTTCCAACTCGGCTTCGAGATTCGCGGTCGGCGTCGCCGACGCGTCGAGGTAGCCGCCGCCAAGCAGCTTCTGGCCGACGCTCACTGCCTGAAAGTTCATGCCGAAGATCGCCGGCGTGCCGACGACGTGCGTGCCGGTGTGATCGTAGCCGTCGATCTGCTTGAGCGTGGCGAGCACCTTGAGGTCGTCGTAGGTCCGGATGGTGTCGAAGTGCTTGGTGTAATCGCCGTTCGCCGCGATCTCCGGTGTGTAGAGATCATCGACGCCCGTTCCCGAGGGGCCGTTGACGAGCTCGTAGGAGAGGTGCTTGTCGGTCCAGGCCGTTCGGCCGCCCGCAGCTTTGATCACTTCGAAGATCGTGTTGACGCGCAGGAAGCTGTGCGGGTAGACGGCGGTGCAGGCGCCGCCGTTCTTGGCGAGCGGCAGTTTCGTGGCATCGATGGAGCCGCCGCCGTCGAGCACGGTGTCGTTGCGATCGATCGACTCGTCGTAGACGACTTCGGTCCCCGGTCCGGTCGTGCTCGTGCAGTTCGAACCGGGCGGGTACAGCGCGCGATCGAAGGAGTCGTCGTAGTACACGCCGGTCGAGCGCGGATGGCCGCCGGTGACCAGCGCCAGCAATCCGGGAAACGAGTCCGAAGGATACGGCGCGTGCGCGTTCGTGTAGGTCACGCCGCTGCTCGTCAGGCTTGCGAGCGCCGACTGCGGATGCGACGAGACGAAGCGCTGCAGGTCGACGGCGTGCATCCCGTCGATGCTGAGCAGCAGCACGTGCCGGATCGTGGAGTTCGCACTCTGCGTGGAGCGGGAGTTTGATGCCGCGGCGGCACCTGGCGCTTGCAGAACGGACGACTGGCCGCCGCCGCAGGCGGTGAGCAGCGACAGCGCGGTGATCCCGGCGATCCCGGTGATGATGTGCGA is a genomic window containing:
- a CDS encoding alkaline phosphatase family protein, which translates into the protein MRRRSHIITGIAGITALSLLTACGGGQSSVLQAPGAAAASNSRSTQSANSTIRHVLLLSIDGMHAVDLQRFVSSHPQSALASLTSSGVTYTNAHAPYPSDSFPGLLALVTGGHPRSTGVYYDDSFDRALYPPGSNCTSTTGPGTEVVYDESIDRNDTVLDGGGSIDATKLPLAKNGGACTAVYPHSFLRVNTIFEVIKAAGGRTAWTDKHLSYELVNGPSGTGVDDLYTPEIAANGDYTKHFDTIRTYDDLKVLATLKQIDGYDHTGTHVVGTPAIFGMNFQAVSVGQKLLGGGYLDASATPTANLEAELEHTDASIGKMLAELTAKGLRDSTLVIVTAKHGQSPIDPQLRAAVDDGPYGTALAGNLGNGRYQTDDVALIWLQDQRAANVNSALANLRPVAATLHFDQGTVYGPSSLPAGFGSPSDGRTPDIAVEPNHGTIYTSGTKRAEHGGFADDDTHVALLISFPSQQPHVASQAVETTQVAPTILRLLGIERTRLQAVSAEGTPDLPELNIFNSVAH
- a CDS encoding thiamine pyrophosphate-binding protein, yielding MSVAAHWASDAIALALRDALGVDYVALNPGASFRGLHDSLVHLGGPPMLVCLHEEHAVAIAHGYAKVAERPMAAILHSNVGLMHGAMAIYNAWCDRAPVVIVGATGPVDAARRRPWIDWIHTAADQAALVRPFTKWDDQPASLRAALDALARADAVARTEPCGPVYVCLDAALQEAPIDAMPALPQMRRHRAPARAVPAAAEIARIVEVLDAAQRPVILVGRVSRDRAAWDARVALAERLGARVVTDLKLAAGFPTAHPLHGVPGYFLDDEAKRAIRDADAIVSLDAVDLAGILAQAYGDRIPAATVVSISLDRYALRGWTMDAGGLATIDVDVAAHPDAVVPLVLAALEPRPRTPFAAAHAVPLPAAPLHGPIRLPGLARALAGALGNRPYTLTRVPLGWGGDLIPFADPLAYLGYDGGAGVGSGPGMAVGAALALRGTGRVPVAVLGDGDFLMGCTALWTAVANAIPLLVVVADNRAYYNDVVHQERIARERGRPLENRWTGQRIDDPPVDLVAMARAQGAHTFGPVADAADLPGVLAQAVEATAAGAVCFVAVAVEAEYDAAMTAALSRDAGANGALRG
- a CDS encoding FAD-dependent oxidoreductase, whose amino-acid sequence is MDELQYDIVIVGASLGGVAAALRAGGMGADVCVLEASTWVGGQYTAQGVCKPDENKYIDSVGSTALYRWFKHLVRAYYRSNYRLTAAAAAMPLLNPGGPYPGFAVEPKVADRVLKQMLQGDAKVHLRLKNRVTSAETNGDSVTAVIATGPDGVATRYKAQMFLDATDLGDLLPLAGVEFAIGAESRAQTGEPLANDAHPEWIQPITVPIALERRPGGENHTIPKPANYDALKAQQRYDLKDGYISKMFTPGIDLWSYRRFIAASNFHDPAFPCDLSMLNMGFNDYQGGTLPTGDPARDLQVIEGARQATLGYLYWLQTECPHDDNPAVRGYPELRPRPDVFDTPGGTAPQPYIREGRRILALTTIVQQDVDTNEPRARNFGDACGIGYYGGLDIHANDAVGMPQSFSGVKPFQIPVGALVPRRVTNVLAACKNLGVTHITNGAYRLHPVEWNTGESAGALAAFAIQHGTLPRNVATSADLLEQFQKTLLDVGVPVFWWTDVPYGDPLFAAVQMLGVRGIVSGYDDMRYGPHDVLEKADQVAIDERLGSPTDWPSDPITRGDAAQLIASQLA
- a CDS encoding DUF423 domain-containing protein: MNWGVAGAILLAAAVLIGAFGAHALRERLDAYATGIYERAVFYHAVHGLGLLALGIATSARVAAQPAADAAGWLIAAGIIVFSGSLYALALTGMRRLGAITPLGGLAFVAGWCAFALALSGGFATR
- a CDS encoding polysaccharide deacetylase family protein, with product MRRKSVALTFDDGPSGWGSTDRILALLDGFGIKATFFVVGGMIDSNPQLAQREANVGHLVENHSMTHPEFSTLGRDAMIAELDGTTQRIVDLGVDSPQFFRPPYGDRDGSTLTDLLDERGLTPMLWTIDSRDWEIPDADTVHQNVLRDLRAAWSAGEMTNVVLFHDIQPHTPDVIEALVPDLVDEGCVFVRVDAV
- a CDS encoding N,N-dimethylformamidase beta subunit family domain-containing protein, whose translation is MAAALEGYASATSVAPGDTLDLHVRASSAAFAHVAMQVVRRGRTDEPMLATTGDAFVPDGVQDDAALAVAGCNWPAADGLRITVPADWRSGYYLAHVSSGGAETWIPFFVRAANPGAQSRILVKMSDATAQAYTAWGGRSLYTAPHAPHISFDRPYDDLALFERYQVPFLQWLESRGIAYDLCSSLDLHRDPQLLAPYRLLVSIGHDEYWSLEMRDAVEAFVAAGGNVAFFSANTCYWQIRLALDGARIMTCYKETEGNPPDPSRDDPRRVTVRWYEPPVNRPESRLTGVSYKYGAGWWIDPTVPAQRYRGYTVADAGDWTLAGTGARNGDMFGAGTSVDDAILGYETDAVGDGTPPDFRVVARADLRDWAPHGQGGGASLGWYQRRGVVFTAGTVNWAGGLSAGGTNVVDTIASNVLRALTAAPVQPLAIPNADFSDWNGDLPAFWTIDGDGTLDAADPDEDANANTFRFAPQPVLARIDASTGETWAGRPDLSLDGRTRYGAGAWVRASSRGATIRLQTTDTWTDFGRAEHSGNGQWEYLFALGTPGRDGAVPARVKLQVAAGTQAVYGGVTVVPAFAPAP